The segment AGAGGATTTAAAGCCTGCAGACGGCTGCAGAAAAAGAAATAAGAGGGTGGGCCGCGGAATAGGTTCGGGCCATGGCAAGACGTCCTGCAAGGGGCATAAAGGGCAGAAGGCGCGCTCCGGCAGCGGAAAAGGAGCAGGTTTTGAAGGCGGGCAGATGCCGTTGCAGAGGAGAATTCCAAAGAGAGGGTTTAAAAATTATTTTACGAAGGAATATGCAGTAATAAACCTGAAAGACCTTGCAAGGATTGAAGACAGTGATGTTATAACGCCGGAACTGCTTGTTGAAAGAGG is part of the Nitrospirota bacterium genome and harbors:
- the rplO gene encoding 50S ribosomal protein L15 encodes the protein MRIEDLKPADGCRKRNKRVGRGIGSGHGKTSCKGHKGQKARSGSGKGAGFEGGQMPLQRRIPKRGFKNYFTKEYAVINLKDLARIEDSDVITPELLVERGVVRKIKDGIKILGAGEIKRPVTIKAKIFSAAAAAKIAAAGGKAETI